A genomic window from Halogeometricum borinquense DSM 11551 includes:
- the meaB gene encoding methylmalonyl Co-A mutase-associated GTPase MeaB, whose translation MSHAEDTTREARNDELVSDLLSGKHRALARAITKIENRSPGYRDLVSRLHAHTGDADVIGITGSPGAGKSTLVDKLAKAYRDDGLTVGVIGVDPSSPYTGGAVLGDRIRMASNVGDMDVFFRSMSARGQLGGLSTATSDAVKALDAFGKDKIIVETVGAGQNEVDIVRTADTVTVLVQPGSGDDVQMLKAGILEIGDVFVVNKADMDGVNRTVAELEEMIHLRDNPGAKLDTGHHGVDTSLPAGVSEANGQANGTDADEPDDAADDDPEWKPAIVETVATTGDGVDELVETLGAHAEFLTESGMREQKARTRYAEEIRQLLRNDANELLKEELDRHGGVESLAAAVADRETDPYAVASEVIEPLRDCVTSHRDE comes from the coding sequence ATGAGCCACGCCGAAGACACGACGCGCGAGGCGCGCAACGATGAACTCGTCTCCGACCTGTTGTCGGGGAAACACCGCGCTCTCGCGCGAGCGATCACGAAGATAGAGAATCGGAGTCCGGGCTACCGCGACCTCGTCTCTCGGCTCCACGCGCACACCGGCGATGCCGACGTTATCGGAATCACGGGCAGTCCCGGTGCGGGCAAATCAACGCTCGTGGACAAACTGGCGAAAGCGTACCGCGACGACGGGCTGACCGTCGGCGTCATCGGCGTTGACCCCTCCTCACCGTACACCGGCGGGGCCGTCCTCGGCGACCGAATCCGCATGGCGTCGAACGTCGGCGACATGGACGTGTTCTTCCGGTCGATGAGTGCCCGCGGCCAACTCGGCGGCCTCTCGACGGCGACTTCTGACGCGGTGAAGGCACTCGACGCGTTCGGCAAGGACAAGATTATCGTCGAGACGGTCGGCGCAGGTCAGAACGAAGTTGACATCGTCCGCACCGCCGATACCGTTACCGTCCTCGTCCAGCCCGGAAGCGGCGACGACGTGCAGATGCTGAAGGCCGGTATCCTCGAAATCGGTGATGTGTTCGTCGTCAACAAAGCCGACATGGACGGCGTCAACCGGACCGTCGCGGAGTTAGAGGAGATGATTCATCTCCGGGACAACCCCGGCGCAAAGCTCGACACGGGCCACCACGGCGTCGATACGAGCCTTCCAGCGGGTGTTTCCGAAGCAAACGGACAGGCGAACGGGACGGATGCAGACGAACCGGATGACGCGGCCGACGACGACCCCGAGTGGAAACCGGCCATCGTGGAGACGGTGGCGACCACCGGCGACGGCGTGGACGAACTCGTCGAGACGCTCGGCGCACACGCCGAGTTCCTCACCGAGTCGGGGATGCGCGAGCAGAAAGCCCGAACGCGGTACGCAGAGGAGATTCGGCAACTCCTCCGGAACGACGCGAACGAGTTACTCAAGGAGGAACTCGACAGGCACGGCGGCGTCGAATCGCTGGCGGCCGCCGTTGCAGATCGGGAGACGGATCCCTACGCCGTCGCCAGCGAGGTTATCGAACCGCTGCGTGACTGCGTCACATCGCACCGCGACGAGTGA
- a CDS encoding cobalamin B12-binding domain-containing protein has product MSADTERGQQQRTIRCLIAKVGLDGHDRGAHVIARAFRDAGFEVIYSGLHRAPEEIVQAAVQEDVDVLGISILSGAHNTLVPKIIDGLKEYDAFEDTLILVGGIVPDEDRPELKEMGVSEVFGPGTPMQETIEFVRENAPQRD; this is encoded by the coding sequence ATGAGTGCCGACACGGAACGCGGACAGCAACAGCGGACAATCCGTTGTCTCATCGCCAAGGTCGGACTGGACGGTCACGACCGGGGAGCGCACGTTATCGCCCGTGCCTTCCGAGACGCGGGGTTCGAGGTTATCTATTCGGGACTCCATCGTGCGCCCGAGGAAATTGTACAGGCGGCCGTCCAAGAGGACGTTGACGTGCTGGGCATCTCTATCCTCTCGGGGGCGCACAATACGCTCGTCCCGAAAATCATCGACGGCCTGAAAGAGTACGACGCTTTCGAGGATACGCTGATCCTCGTGGGCGGTATCGTCCCCGACGAGGACCGACCGGAACTCAAGGAGATGGGCGTCTCTGAGGTGTTCGGTCCCGGCACGCCGATGCAGGAGACCATCGAATTCGTCCGCGAAAACGCCCCCCAGCGCGACTGA
- a CDS encoding GAF domain-containing protein, whose protein sequence is MSRGKEWCCVLVVLPDSSAGGGYPEIVGPIEKTLGSQVTVRRGQSAGEYVHELGPTIDCALVLSDDDELVELLVEASNGVPVVVYGEGRADGVEKVIEPDEGVERLLNCLSAAIAADQRESELVEANAKLTALSEHASAITGCESVSEVCEETLAAAVDALAFTFCTVALVEDDRIVPRASTLAPDDYRSCHVSEGIAGRTYRTGKTQLVDDIALDDDTLFSEARRSTVSVPFGPYGVIQVVSNSPNAFDERDAEFLEILADYTAEALSRLDREAALRQERDRLRAFFDSHPVPVVSVEEVTAPGDRVRCETNHAYERIFPKQCNHVSVFVEEVFPTNAERRLFSDQLRAESPSTAVVERKTSSGAFEAFQLTVVPVPASGPTGSAYGVYTHADDSSPIVELS, encoded by the coding sequence ATGTCACGTGGGAAGGAATGGTGCTGTGTACTCGTTGTTCTCCCAGATTCGTCTGCAGGCGGCGGCTACCCCGAGATTGTGGGACCGATTGAAAAGACACTCGGCTCACAAGTCACCGTACGAAGAGGACAGTCCGCAGGAGAGTACGTCCACGAACTCGGACCGACTATCGACTGTGCGTTGGTACTGTCCGATGACGACGAACTGGTCGAGTTGCTCGTCGAAGCCAGCAACGGCGTTCCAGTCGTCGTCTACGGCGAAGGCCGTGCCGACGGCGTCGAGAAGGTGATCGAACCGGACGAGGGCGTCGAGCGTCTTCTTAACTGTCTCTCAGCCGCTATCGCAGCAGACCAACGGGAGAGCGAACTGGTCGAGGCGAACGCGAAACTCACCGCGTTGAGTGAGCACGCTAGCGCCATCACTGGTTGTGAGTCCGTCTCTGAGGTGTGTGAGGAGACGCTTGCCGCCGCCGTCGATGCCCTTGCGTTTACATTCTGTACCGTGGCGCTCGTCGAGGACGATAGAATCGTTCCTCGGGCTTCGACGCTTGCGCCGGACGACTACCGGAGCTGTCACGTCAGCGAAGGCATCGCCGGTCGGACGTATCGCACAGGAAAGACGCAACTGGTCGATGACATTGCGCTGGACGACGACACGCTCTTTTCGGAGGCACGACGCTCGACGGTGAGCGTCCCGTTCGGGCCGTACGGGGTGATACAGGTCGTCTCCAACAGTCCCAACGCGTTCGACGAACGAGACGCTGAGTTCCTCGAAATCCTCGCTGATTATACCGCTGAGGCGCTCTCTCGACTCGACCGGGAGGCGGCGCTCAGACAGGAGCGTGACCGACTCCGCGCCTTCTTTGACAGCCATCCCGTTCCGGTCGTATCAGTCGAGGAAGTGACCGCACCCGGCGACCGAGTTCGCTGTGAGACCAATCACGCCTACGAGCGGATATTTCCCAAGCAGTGCAACCACGTCAGTGTCTTCGTCGAAGAAGTGTTTCCGACGAACGCCGAACGCCGTCTGTTCTCTGACCAGTTACGTGCTGAAAGCCCCAGCACAGCGGTAGTCGAGCGTAAGACTTCCTCGGGAGCGTTCGAGGCGTTTCAGCTTACCGTCGTTCCTGTGCCAGCGAGCGGTCCCACCGGTTCCGCCTACGGCGTCTACACCCACGCCGACGACTCGTCCCCGATTGTTGAACTGTCCTGA